In one window of Oncorhynchus kisutch isolate 150728-3 linkage group LG16, Okis_V2, whole genome shotgun sequence DNA:
- the LOC109890670 gene encoding polyadenylate-binding protein 4-like, which yields MNSLYVGDLHQNVTEADLNEMFSEAGPIFSVRVCRDRDTHCSLGYAYVNFYQQDDADRALLMFSNDMLEGRYLRIMRSDPDCTLRKSGVGNIFIKNLDKKSITNKNLYETFSAFGDIYSSKVVCDENGHSKGYGYIQYKTQEAADRAIEKLNGMLMDNEKVFIEHFMSRKEREEVLGAKAREFNNVFVKNLGRDTNDEKLIELFGKYGPTVSVKVMKDDNGKSSGFGFVCFERHEDAQRAVNEMNRKELNGRLIYVGRAQKKAERQALLKLKFGQKKPDPKAKYRGVNLFVKNLDDAFDDHRLRREFSAFGTIVSAKVMTESGRSKGFGFVSLSSPEEATKAVTEMNGRIVGTKPLYVALAQSKEQRQQYLADRYKQRLVSVMAVPNPIINSYQPPIPQVNPSFYSNVHIPQAQSHAAAYYFSNQLAQLSSSPGMMTVERIATQALGQRPHHPASADAATAMSKPRNSTFAAGDGLRNNPLLPTAVHIEVQEPHQAKAGQKSVPNTGA from the exons ATGAATTCTTTGTATGTTGGTGACCTCCACCAAAATGTCACCGAGGCAGACCTAAACGAGATGTTTAGTGAGGCTGGACCAATCTTTTCTGTTCGTGTATGTAGGGATCGGGATACACATTGTTCCCTCGGGTACGCCTACGTTAACTTTTATCAGCAAGACGATGCTGATCGTGCCCTGCTCATGTTCAGCAATGATATGCTCGAAGGAAGATATCTGCGCATCATGAGGTCTGATCCTGACTGTACCCTGAGGAAGAGTGGGGTGGGAAACATCTTCATCAAGAACCTGGACAAGAAGTCTATAACAAACAAAAACCTGTACGAGACCTTCTCAGCATTTGGAGACATCTACTCTAGCAAGGTAGTTTGTGACGAGAATGGCCATTCCAAAGGTTATGGTTATATTCAGTACAAGACCCAGGAGGCTGCTGATAGAGCCATCGAGAAATTAAATGGCATGTTAATGGATAACGAAAAAGTGTTTATCGAGCACTTTATGTCACGCAAAGAGCGAGAGGAGGTGCTTGGAGCCAAGGCCAGAGAGTTCAACAACGTGTTTGTCAAGAACCTTGGCAGAGACACGAACGATGAGAAACTGATTGAGCTTTTTGGGAAATATGGACCAACCGTTAGTGTCAAGGTTATGAAAGACGATAACGGGAAGTCGAGTGGGTTCGGTTTTGTTTGCTTTGAGAGGCATGAGGATGCACAGAGAGCCGTGAACGAGATGAACAGGAAGGAGCTAAACGGGAGGCTGATATATGTAGGCCGCGCACAGAAGAAAGCCGAGCGCCAGGCGTTGCTGAAACTCAAGTTTGGGCAGAAGAAGCCTGACCCCAAGGCCAAATACAGAGGTGTAAATCTCTTTGTAAAGAACCTGGATGATGCCTTTGATGATCACCGTTTAAGGAGGGAGTTTTCTGCATTCGGAACAATCGTCAGCGCCAAGGTGATGACGGAGAGCGGGCGCAGCAAAGGCTTTGGCTttgtttccctctcctcccccgagGAGGCCACCAAGGCTGTGACGGAGATGAATGGCCGTATTGTGGGAACCAAGCCGCTTTACGTGGCCCTGGCTCAGAGCAAGGAACAGCGGCAACAATACCTGGCAGACCGGTACAAGCAGAGGCTGGTCAGTGTCATGGCAGTGCCCAACCCCATCATCAACTCCTACCAGCCTCCTATTCCACAGGTAAATCCAT CCTTTTACTCCAATGTACACATTCCACAGGCCCAGTCCCATGCAGCTGCCTACTACTTCAGCAACCAACTGGCTCAGCTGAGTTCCAGCCCTGGCATGATGACCGTTGAGCGGATAGCAACTCAGGCCTTGGGCCAGCGCCCACATCATCCTGCCAGTGCAGATGCAGCCACTGCCATGAGCAAGCCTCG GAATTCAACATTCGCAGCTGGCGATGGCTTACGCAATAACCCTCTGCTCCCCACGGCAGTCCATATTGAAGTCCAGGAGCCTCACCAAGCTAAAGCCGGACAGAAATCTGTCCCAAACACTGGAGCTTGA